From Malassezia restricta chromosome VIII, complete sequence, the proteins below share one genomic window:
- a CDS encoding histone H2A gives MSSAGTGGKSGPAGQKPEARKPVSQSVRAGLQFPVGRIHRHLKNKSQNNIRVGAKAAVYLSAILEYLTAEVLELAGNASKDLRVKRITPRHLQLAIRGDEELDSLIRATIAGGGVLPYIHKSLIKTPGKKKGASE, from the exons ATGTCGTCAGCAGGCACGGGTGGCAAGTCAGGACCTGCGGGGCAGAAGCCCGAGGCACGGAAGCCGGTGTCGCAGTCTGTTCGCGCAGGCTTACAG TTCCCTGTTGGACGTATTCACCGTCACCTCAAGAACAAGTCGCAAAACAACATTCGTGTGGGCGCCAAGGCCGCCGTGTACTTGAGTGCCATCCTCGAATACCTGACGGCAGAAGTGCTTGAGCTCGCAGGAAACGCCTCGAAGGACCTGCGCGTCAAGCGTATCACGCCCCGTCACTTGCAGCTCGCCATCCGTGGTGACGAGGAGCTGGATTCGTTGATTCGCGCTACGATTGCCGGTGGTGGTGTGTTGCCATACATCCACAAGTCAC TCATCAAAACGCCCGGCAAAAAGAAGGGCGCCTCCGAGTGA
- a CDS encoding WD domain, G-beta repeat protein translates to MRRADALLVPLGVPRAPPPVPVPAPATRSLDEEDAWSDSEDDDPVWSSTWFHVPPPGLDDDEPTRGHACFATGHADGTVSIYARHAVRVTDVPPAPAERPQGGMTRRAHRRHLERLVAHLSPHASDDAPQAATVGMSQATSAPAELDENTAHQAEDSLESQASGAVRHTPPAPTSRWPPPPPRSSPSPPPTFLQETSAPMVPTTRWTLDDGVWTRLLRLHPQDASRVLSMHAQDSFLIVYQASERLSVWDVRTMSLVGESTCRRPAAIHASRDFVVLHGQRLATLLRIDRAAQRLVPWASVPLPSASALAWDMSALAFVYTREHEVRSVSLSGTERVLGTFEGQVVDLLLRDTWYLATSDHVVCADITQAMPSPVERLVDLGSATGVVCDKHMVHLRSTLHVEDRPTVPHVVVPIPGALAAPLLPASCAPGPLPWTCVWPQSLHRLIVALSHGRGVADMSLDDMLMSTSPAPAPASASRWDSDVSLLQIVTNPRTGTRHLLGGTPCGDVGVWNASTLRLEAAWSCFTAPVQTFVPLTGLAPASRFFGCVMCVASDGTAALLALDDVRLVHLFPSAGALTHVAVRDHAMALVYADAVHSWDMTTGHLQRTAVVPEHTWPLSERTVPSGMLVPSGCADASAVLLANVHRAMDVACRHLHVSLDACERAVLASVPLPPPTVRDADVLTPIITVLAPLELDPVFRLGAATTTTPLVGYVSGHTVCLPCDAAAHVRFTTSPEATAEHLVLTTALGLLYAAAVDAQAAQQLLHALLTPAFMSRIVRPASFVFPSLPRIAHLVLDDNEAIRAAARLVFVTYARAAPPHVLAHLEHVWAPHLPTVPLTDVARVEEEAVLVLGLVCSERYAYFPPALLRHVARLVLAFLAHATPGTRQAHIALELCAGCHVWQHYIDTVDLVRRIFCLATQDEGHGLRGLARRATLALAEKHSTLFMSTLAMDILHAPSVEQSQVTQRLVAFMIHQKPLVLYPSLPRLAEAVVRSLDPTHVGVRSSLAKSATLMINELVRTYPMIAFHGASQRLAVGTPDGFVVMYDLKSGTRMYVLDGHKRAVTACTFSPDGRRFLSMSLDEQVVLLWRLHGGFMDMFRPTSATTHTYRTIELHLGAAAQLSPIDTLRHVSFEWHDEHSVRLGIGHAHVNVGVV, encoded by the coding sequence ATGCGTCGCgctgatgcgctgctcgttccgctgggcgtgcctcgagcgccgccgcccgtACCAgtgccagcgccagccacAAGAAGCTTGGATGAGGAGGATGCGTGGTCGGACAGcgaagacgacgacccGGTATGGTCCTCAACGTGGTTCCACGTCCCGCCACCGGGTCtggacgatgacgagcctACTCGAGGCCATGCGTGCTTCGCTACGGGGCATGCTGATGGCACGGTGTCTATTTACGCAAGGCACGCTGTGCGGGTCACGGAcgtgccgcccgcgccTGCGGAGCGGCCCCAAGGAGGCATGACCCGCCGAGCGCACCGACGGCACCTCGAAAGGCTCGTGGCTCATCTATCGCCGCATGCATCCGATGACGCGCCGCAAGCAGCCACGGTAGGCATGTCGCAGGCCACGTCTGCGCCGGCTGAGCTGGATGAAAACACGGCGCATCAGGCGGAAGACTCGCTCGAGTCGCAGGCCTCCGGTGCGGTGCGTCACACGCCTCCTGCACCGACGTCCCGAtggccgccaccgccgccgcgttcttcgccgtcgccaccgcccaCATTCCTGCAGgagacgagcgcgccgatgGTGCCTACGACGCGATGGACGCTGGATGACGGCGTGTGGACGCGTCTCTTGCGCCTGCACCCCCAAGACGCATCGCGCGTTTTGTCGATGCACGCTCAAGACTCCTTTCTCATCGTGTATCAGGCGTCAGAGCGCCTGTCTGTCTGGGACGTGCGCACCATGTCGCTCGTGGGCGAGAGTACGTGTCGCCGGCCTGCTGCCATCCATGCCTCGAGGGATTTTGTGGTGCTGCACGGGCAGAGACTCGCCACCCTGCTGCGTATCGaccgcgccgcccagcgcctcgtgccaTGGGCCAGTGTGCCCCTGCCCAGCGCGAGTGCGCTGGCCTGGGACATGTCAGCGCTGGCGTTTGTGTACACACGcgagcacgaggtgcgcagcgtgtcccTGAGCGGCACGGAGCGCGTGCTGGGCACCTTTGAGGGGCAGGTGGTCGATTTGCTGCTCCGCGACACATGGTACCTCGCCACGTCGGACCACGTTGTGTGCGCCGATATCACACAAGCGATGCCCTCACCGGTCGAGAGACTCGTCGACCTAGGCTCGGCGACGGGCGTCGTGTGTGACAAGCACATGGTGCACCTACGCTCGACCCTCCATGTCGAGGATCGGCCTACCGTGCcgcatgtcgtcgtgccGATACCCGGTGCCCTCGCGGCGCCTCTGCTCCCGGCCTCGTGCGCCCCCGGGCCGCTGCCGTGGACATGCGTGTGGCCGCAAAgcctgcaccgcctcaTCGTGGCGCTGTCCCACGGACGGGGTGTCGCGGACAtgtcgctcgacgacatgctcatgtcgacgtcgccggcgcctgcgccggcgtccGCATCGCGCTGGGACAGTGATGTGTCGCTCCTCCAAATCGTCACGAATCcacgcacaggcacgcgGCACTTGCTCGGTGGAACACCCTGTGGCGACGTGGGCGTGTGGAATGCATCGacgctgcgtctcgaggcTGCATGGTCGTGCTTCACTGCGCCTGTACAGACGTTTGTGCCGCTCACAGGTCTCGCTCCGGCGTCGCGGTTCTTTGGGTGCGTcatgtgcgtcgcgagtgACGGCACCGCGGCGCTCTTGGCCCTCGATgacgtgcgcctcgtccaccTCTTTCCCTCGGCCGGCGCGCTCACTCAcgtcgccgtgcgcgaTCATGCCATGGCGCTGGTCTATGCGGACGCCGTGCACTCTTGGGACATGACGACAGGGCATCtccagcgcacggccgtcgtgcctgAGCACACCTGGCCGCTCTCCGAACGCACCGTGCCTTCCGGCATGCTGGTGCCGAGCGGGTGTGCGGACGCCTCTGCCGTCCTCCTGGCCAACGTTCATCGCGCCATGGATGTCGCGTGTCGACACCTGCATgtgtcgctcgacgccTGCGAACGCGCCGTGCTCGCAtcggtgccgctgccacCGCCTACcgtgcgcgacgccgacgtgctGACGCCCATCATCACTGTgcttgcgccgctggaGCTGGACCCCGTGTTCCGTCTCGGGgcggccacgacgacgacgccattGGTGGGCTACGTCTCGGGCCACACTGTATGCCTGCCGTGCGATGCGGCCGCTCACGTCCGCTTCACGACGAGCCCCGAGGCCACAGCCGAGCATCTCGTGCTGACGACGGCCCTCGGCCTCTTGTACGCGGCAGCCGTCGACGCACAAGCGGCACAGCAGCTtttgcatgcgctgctgacgcCCGCCTTCATGAgccgcatcgtgcgccCGGCCTCGTTCGTGTTTccgtcgctgccgcgcatcgctcacctcgtgctggacgacAACGAGGCGAttcgtgccgccgcgcgcctcgtcttTGTCAcgtacgcacgcgccgcgccgcctcatgTGCTGGCGCACCTCGAGCACGTATGGGCCCCGCACCTGCCCACCGTGCCGCTCACGGATGTCGCCCGcgtcgaagaagaggccgtcctggtgctgggcctcgTGTGCTCAGAGCGCTATGCCTACTTTCCGCCCGCGCTGCTCCGCCACGTCGCGCGGCTCGTGCTCGCGTTCCTTGCGCATGCCACGCCAGGAACGCGACAGGCGCACAttgcgctcgagctgtgTGCCGGGTGCCATGTGTGGCAGCATTACATTGACACGGTCGATCTCGTGCGGCGAATATTCTGCCTAGCGACGCAGGACGAGGGCCATGGCCTGCGTGGCCttgcgcgccgcgcgacgctcgcaCTCGCGGAAAAGCACAGTACGCTATTCATGAGCACGCTGGCTATGGACATTTTGCACGCGCCGTCCGTCGAGCAGAGCCAAGTGACGCAGCGGCTCGTGGCGTTCATGATCCACCAAAAGCCGCTGGTCTTGTACCCCAgcctgccgcgccttgCAGAGGCAGtcgtgcgctcgctcgacccgacgcacgtcggcgtccGCTCGTCCCTGGCCAAGTCGGCGACGCTCATGATCAATGAGCTCGTGCGGACGTACCCGATGATTGCCTTCCACGGCGCATcccagcgcctcgccgtcGGCACACCCGATGGCTTTGTCGTCATGTACGACCTCAAGTCCGGCACACGCATGTACGTGCTTGACGGGCATAAGCGCGCCGTGACAGCGTGCACCTTCTCTCCCGACGGACGCCGCTTCCTGTCCATGAGCCTGGATGAACAGGTCGTCCTGCTCTGGCGGCTGCACGGCGGCTTCATGGACATGTTCCGCCCCACGTCAGCTACGACACATACCTACCGCACGATCGAGCTGCAcctcggcgcggccgcaCAGCTCTCGCCCATCGATACCCTCCGCCATGTCTCGTTCGAGTGGCATGACGAACACAGCGTGCGGCTTGGCATTGGACACGCGCACGTGAATGTGGGCGTCGTTTAG
- a CDS encoding mitochondrial import receptor subunit TOM40, with protein sequence MATPVAQVPVPPAAPAAPQVHAVPEKTVSNSSLTGFFASFDPIMRPIANVCSTMREIRRSLALPNLGTVEKMQNEVKMVQTANFQFEGARADLTKALSMNPIFQVTHAFTLGGAGKNAYNFGAVYGDEKRFYQAGLDDAGNVTMRLNRLLFPGHISKIQAQFAPAGGQSFVQLEHDFQGADYSMNFKALNPSPTNLTGIYVANYLQTLTPRFALGAEAVYQHPSPEIEEATVGYMAKWVGPAKEWIATAQWQPQGIAQLTYWHQLSEQVDVAGDLQMITLPQRRDAQASLAARYSFRMASLRAQIDSLGKLTSVYEARISPAFALTFSGELDHLSGGAKFGLGVSIESGVEPVDPMALPPTPPTVPM encoded by the coding sequence ATGGCTACCCCCGTCGCCCAAGTgcccgtgccgccggccgcgcctgcagcgccgcagGTGCATGCAGTGCCTGAAAAGACCGTCAGCAACAGCTCGCTGACTGGCTTCTTCGCTTCGTTTGACCCGATCATGCGTCCCATCGCGAACGTGTGCAGCACGATGCGTGAGATCCGCCGTTCGCTCGCGCTGCCGAACCTCGGCACTGTCGAGAAAATGCAGAACGAGGTCAAGATGGTGCAGACGGCCAACTTCCAGTTTGAGGGTGCGCGTGCGGACCTGACCAAGGCCCTCAGCATGAACCCCATTTTCCAGGTGACGCACGCATTCACGCTTGGCGGAGCTGGCAAGAATGCGTACAACTTTGGCGCCGTGTACGGCGATGAAAAGCGCTTCTACCAAGCCGGTCTTGATGATGCAGGCAATGTGACGATGCGTCTGAACCGCCTGCTATTCCCCGGTCACATCTCCAAGATCCAGGCACAGTTTGCTCCGGCAGGCGGCCAGAGCTTTGTGCAGTTGGAGCATGACTTCCAGGGCGCGGACTACAGCATGAACTTCAAGGCGCTGAACCCGTCGCCCACGAATTTGACCGGTATCTATGTCGCCAACTATCTCCAGACGCTCACGCCGCGCTTTGCGCTGGGTGCCGAGGCCGTGTACCAGCACCCGAGTCCTGAGATTGAGGAGGCGACTGTGGGCTATATGGCCAAGTGGGTCGGTCCTGCGAAGGAGTGGatcgcgacggcgcagtGGCAGCCGCAGGGTATTGCTCAGCTCACGTACTGGCACCAGCTGAGCGAGCAGGTCGATGTGGCTGGTGACCTGCAGATGATCACGCTGCctcagcgccgcgatgcacaGGCGTCGCTGGCTGCGCGCTACTCGTTCcgcatggcatcgctgcgtgcgcagatCGACAGCCTCGGCAAGTTGACGTCCGTgtacgaggcgcgcatctcgcCCGCGTTTGCGCTTACCTTCAGCGGTGAGCTGGATCACTTGAGTGGCGGTGCCAAGTTTGGCCTGGGTGTGTCGATCGAgagcggcgtcgagccTGTCGACCCGATGGCACtgccgcccacgccgccgacggTGCCGATGTAG
- a CDS encoding PHD finger domain protein encodes MGVEADAPLRRGSRIKRPAARYVPEAESTDTRAAGRKRVHTETREDTKRAKSSTDDEEEEEEDDDDEEDDSEYCICRRGNDGSPMICCNRCGEWFHFRCVGLSKRAAEQMQEYVCQACEGTQSKDTDYEEEGGVSEEEDESDEAPLPPPRKTRTSPRTPAEDHPVRQHVLTTFTSILEPLYAAKKLEVEAAHTYAHDLEAELFHAHGQDVALRAYKERFRSLAFNLKDQRNVSLHERITSGQLPAQDMVHLSNEALANDSIRQATEKAKRQALEQAILHEHADGPARKITHKGEVDIEREQGDARPAPEPAPEPPKAMVSETAPETAPETALATAPETAPEPDNDETPCPTTSSEGVKEDEAAQPPEPISFTDVWHTAPKAAPTDTEVDAVSDLDDTEALPEADTCIDSFLGDSAEPSSTTPPGTPPPDAFVVRATQKATVSLQPVVWDGVVTMPEYTSAYVHVRQLTQPAFVPEAPIWQDFFPAQERIIEGRLPSQTAIDYLGQVRLSPRNDIVVLVMDAGGAASSDTTTLHSSPALDKLVHYFADKERFGVLTPAPGAQGSLVKDFYLAPLLSHMPVPDWLKDIHPDGLGEAWDAQRPANILLVVLVLFKTGLEGRTAPPAAPPSAPPGPPPSLDAILNVKPDAIQNLLSTLNGGGGASPQVAAPAPGPPPPMPTSLLPPGPPPIPPGPPVAPPGPPPPQPMRPWGGVVRNSVLPPPAYGPVSPAYGGAGSGAPHPFPVGPGGWYGGHADRVKDKSRRRRNGGGRR; translated from the coding sequence ATGGGTGTCGAAGCAGATGCACCTCTCCGACGAGGATCACGCATAAAGCGCCCCGCCGCGCGTTATGTCCCGGAGGCCGAGTCGACAGATACTCGCGCTGCGGGACGTAAGCGTGTGCATACGGAAACTCGAGAGGATACCAAGCGTGCCAAGTCTTCCActgacgacgaagaggaggaggaggaggacgatgacgacgaggaagacgaTAGCGAATATTGCATATGTCGCCGTGGCAACGACGGCTCGCCCATGATATGCTGCAACCGTTGCGGGGAGTGGTTCCACTTTCGATGCGTCGGCCTGTCGAAGCGAGCCGCCGAGCAGATGCAGGAGTATGTGTGCCAGGCATGCGAGGGCACACAGTCCAAGGATACCGACTACGAGGAAGAAGGCGGTGTCTCagaggaagaggatgaaTCCGACGAGGCACCCCTCCCCCCTCCCCGGAAAACCCGTACGTCCCCACGTACGCCCGCCGAGGACCATCCAGTGCGGCAACACGTCTTGACGACATTTACATCGATTTTAGAGCCTCTGTATGCCGCAAAAAAGCTCGAAGTAGAGGCAGCACATACCTATGCCCATGACCTCGAGGCAGAGCTGTTCCACGCGCACGGCCAGGACGTGGCGCTTCGCGCCTACAAGGAGCGATTCCGCTCTCTCGCCTTTAACCTCAAGGACCAGCGCAACGTGTCACTGCATGAGCGCATTACATCAGGTCAACTTCCCGCACAGGATATGGTGCACCTGTCGAACGAAGCACTTGCGAATGACTCTATTCGACAAGCCACCGAAAAAGCCAAGCGTCAAGCCTTGGAGCAGGCCATCTTGCACGAGCATGCTGATGGTCCCGCTCGGAAAATCACGCACAAGGGCGAGGTGGACATTGAGCGTGAgcagggcgacgcgcggcccGCACCTGAGCCTGCGCCGGAACCACCGAAGGCGATGGTGTCGGAGACGGCGCCCGAGACGGCGCCCGAGACGGCACTTGCAACGGCCCCTGAGACAGCGCCGGAGCCAGACAACGACGAGACGCCTTGCCCCACCACGTCCTCGGAGGGTGTGAaggaggacgaggcagcACAACCGCCAGAGCCCATCTCGTTTACGGACGTGTGGCACACCGCACCTAAAGCCGCGCCAACCGACACCGAGGTCGATGCCGTCTCTGACCTCGACGATACCGAGGCACTTCCTGAGGCGGATACGTGCATTGACTCGTTCCTCGGGGACAGCGCTGAGCCCAGCTCTACGACACCACCAGGCACGCCCCCACCCGACGCATttgtcgtgcgcgccacaCAAAAAGCCACTGTCTCGCTACAACCTGTCGTGTGGGACGGCGTCGTAACGATGCCTGAGTACACGTCAGCCTACGTACATGTGCGCCAGCTCACACAACCTGCCTTCGTGCCTGAGGCGCCTATTTGGCAGGACTTTTTCCCTGCACAAGAGCGTATCATTGAGGGCCGTCTGCCCAGCCAAACAGCGATTGACTACTTGGGCCAGGTCCGCCTCTCTCCACGCAACGATATTGTAGTACTGGTCATGGATGCCGGTGGTGCTGCTTCGTCTGATACAACCACGCTGCATAGCTCGCCGGCTCTGGATAAACTCGTGCACTACTTTGCCGATAAAGAGCGCTTTGGTGTCCTCACACCTGCACCAGGCGCTCAAGGCTCCCTTGTCAAAGACTTTTATCTCGCGCCCCTCTTGTCGCATATGCCCGTGCCAGATTGGCTGAAAGACATCCATCCCGATGGACTCGGCGAGGCTTGGGATGCTCAACGCCCCGCGAACATTCTCTTGGTCGTGCTGGTGCTTTTCAAGACCGGTCTCGAAGGACGCACAGCTCCACCCGCTGCCCCTCCGTCGGCACCTCCAGGACCGCCTCCCTCCCTGGACGCGATTCTCAACGTCAAACCTGATGCTATCCAAAATCTCTTGTCTACTCTGAacggcggcggtggcgctTCTCCTCAAGTggctgcgccggcgcctggACCACCCCCTCCCATGCCCACCTCGCTTCTCCCACCAGGCCCGCCGCCCATACCACCAGGTCCGCCTGTAGCACCGCCCGGACCACCACCACCCCAGCCCATGCGGCCCTGGGGCGGCGTTGTGCGCAACAGTGTCTTGCCGCCACCGGCCTATGGCCCCGTATCACCCGCTTATGGCGGAGCAGGCAGCGGAGCACCGCACCCGTTCCCGGTAGGGCCCGGTGGCTGGTACGGCGGTCATGCTGATCGCGTCAAGGACAAATCCCGTCGTCGGCGCAACGGTGGCGGTCGTAGATAG